DNA from Papio anubis isolate 15944 chromosome 1, Panubis1.0, whole genome shotgun sequence:
GCTCCAGGATTAGCAAGGcctctaaaatgtaaaaacatcatagaacacagaaaacaaaataacatcaTTAATAGCAGTGtcggcgacacagcgagactccatctcaaaaaaaaaaaaaaaatagcagtgtCAATGTCTATCTTCAGTAATTACATCAGTATGATCAGGAATAAATATGTCATAAAATTGCTGctaacattaattttgttttccttttgtaggaggaagaggaagaggaggaattaGTGGTAAGAACTGTCTCAGGTTTGGAAACATCTCAGTAAAAGCAGGGTTTGAGCCTCATGAAACTCTAAGGGCATTTTAAGGAGTCTTTACTTGATACCTTGTAGATAATGGGGGTGGAATAAGCTTTGATACTTCCCGTGCATTGGAGTGTTTGGGGTGTGAGCCTTGGAAGCTAAGTCTATTCTGGGTTTGAGGCTTCTTCAGTTGTGGTCAGGGAGCAGATGGCATCTTGAGGGCCTGGCACTCAATCATCTGCTATTTGTGGTTTAATAAAGAACTttgggccaggcattgtggctcatgcctgtaatcccagcactttgggaggccgaggcaggcggattgcctgaggtcgggagttcaagaccaaacctgaacaatgtggagaaaccccgtctctactaaagatacaaaattagctgggcatggtggcacatgcctgtaatcccagctactcgagaggctgaggcaagagaattgcttgaacccaggaggcgaaggttgcggtgagccgagatcgtgccattgcactccagcctgggcaacaaaagcgaaattccatcttaaaaaaaaaaaaagaactctgagGGAACCTTTGTTAGATAGTCCTTCTCTATGTTAGCATTGCCTTTCTAGCTGGGCAGCTGGGGTGCATAGGCCTGGTTCTGAGACAAAGGGATTTGAAATTTCAGATGTGACATATTCCAAAATGCCATGTTAACAAGTAAGGCCTCCTATAGATCTATTTCAAGTTTGGCCAGGTTTCCTTTACCACCTTGTTTTTCAGATAGGACTGAGGCTTTCAGTGCATACTGGCAACCTTGGAAGGCAGGAATGTGAAACTTTTCCCTACTACTTAGCATCAGAATTGAATGGGAGACCGCATTCTGCCATTTCTGGCGGCAGTGTGGCTCTGCCAGCTGGCCTTCTGCACGGTAATTCAGAGGCAGCACCTTGGTTTGGTGGTTGTGTTAATCAAAGCATATGTGTTTGGTGGGTCTCCGCTAAAAATccccattttgttgtttttctatttctacatcAGGATCCCCTAACAACAGTGAGAGAGCAATGCGAGCAGTTGGAGAAATGTGTAAAGGCCCGGGAGCGGCTAGAGCTCTGTGATGAGCGTGTATCCTCTCGATCACGTACACAAGAGGATTGCACGGAGGAGCTCTTCGACTTCTTGCATGCAAGGGACCATTGCGTAAGTCCGTCTGAAGTCAGGAAGGGGAAAGGTTGCAATGGTCAGGGAAAACTTGGTGCTGACAATCTTTCCATGCTAGGGGAAGACCCATCAGTGAGTATTTACTCTGGGCCCAATATATGTGATGTACAGTGCTGAGCATTTTATGTAaataacctattttatttttttgagacagggtctcactatgttgcccagactgaagtacagtggcatgatcataactcagtgccaaccttgaactcctgggcctaagtgatcctgccttggcctcccaagtagctgggactacaggtgcatgccattatgagaggctaattttttattttttaattttttctagtgATGGggccttgttatgttgcccaggctggtctcaaactcctgggctcaagtgatcctcccatttcggccctccaaagtgctgggattataggcatgagccattgtgcctggcctgtaaatAATCTTGCCTAATCCTTACTACTTCCACTGGAGATAGGTATCattatcccatttcacagatagaaactgaggctcaaagaaaaaaaataaacatcccAACATGCACTGCTAAACAGTGGGGAAGCTGGATTTTGTACTCTTCAATAACagactgttctttaaaaataatttgtattggccaggcgtggtggctcacacctgtaatcccagcactttgggaggccgaggcgggtggatcacgaagtcaggagatcgagaccatcctgtgaatggtgaaaccccatctctacttaaaatacaaaaaattagccaggcgtggtggcgggcgcctgtagtcccagctacttgggaggctgaggcgggagaatggcgtgaacctgggaggtggagcttgcagtgagccgaggttgtaccaaaaaataataataataatttgtatccTCAAATGTGTCTAATATATAGTAGTTGGTCCAaaaggttgctttttttttttttttttggaggcgcagtctggctctgctgcccaggctggagtgcagtggcacgacctcggctcactgcaagctccacctcccgggttcacaccattctgttgccttagcctcccaagtagctgcgaccacaggcgcccgccaccatgcccagctaattttttttttttgtatttttagtagagacagggtttcacggcgttagccaggatggtctcaatctcctgatcccATGatccacagcacccagcctttctttttttttgtttttttgagataaggtcttgctctgtcacccaggctggagtgcagtggcacgatcatagctcagtacagcctctacctcctggttcaagcaattattctgccttaGCCCCCGAGTtgccaggactataggcacatgctaccatgccttggtaatttttttttttttttttttttttaatttgagactgattctcactttgtcgcccaggctggagtgcagtggtgcagtctcagctgactgcaacctctacctcccaggttcaagtgattctcctgcttcagcctcccgagtaactgggattaaagatgcacgccaccacacccagctaattttttgtttgtttgtttgtttgtatttttagtagagacagggtttcaccatgttggccaggctggtctcgaactcctgacccccgtgatccacctgcctcagcctcccaaagtgctgagattacaggcgtgagccaccgcacctggcccatgcctaggtaatttttgtactttttgtagcgatggggttttgctgtattgcccaggttggtctagaactcctgggttcacatgtgccactcatctcagcttcccaaagtgttgggattacaggtgtgagataccacacctggcctcaaggggttgttttttaaaagtaaacttatcaggcagggcatggtggctgacgcttatgatcctagcacttttggaaggccaaggcaggaggatcccttgaccccaggagttcaagactagcctgggcaacgtaggggaaccctgtctctatttttaaaaaatccaaagtgATAAAAGTAAACTTCTGCTTGACTCTTACATATAACACAGTAAggtattttacataaattatacgTAAGCAAAGTTTGATGTGGTTGCTTCTATTAAAACTAATTGGATGTcccataaacatatgaaaagatattcaacatcattaaccatCAGGGATACTACCATAACACTTTATACCCACtgcccactaggatggctataataaaaaagataacaagtgttgaagaggatgtggaaaagTTGGAAACCTCATATGCTGTCAGTAAaggtgtaaattggtacagccactgtggaaaacatcTGGCACTTCTTCAAAAGGCTAAGCATACAGTTAATGtatgacacagcaattccactcgaagatatatacccaagagaaatgaaaacatatgttcacataaacacctgtacacaaatgttcatagaagcattgTTTATACTACCCAAAAAGTGGAAAAACCATAAATGTCCGTCAGctaggccggacacggtggctcatgcctgtaatcccagaactttgggagctcatgcaggtggatcacctgagcccaggagtttgagaccagccctgggcaacatggtaaaaccctgtctctacaaaaaatatatatataaaaagataaccgggcatgctggctcacacctgtagtcctagcgacttgggaggctgaggtgggaggatcacctgagcctggggaagtcaaggcttcagtgagccatgatcacgccactgcactccagcctgggtgacagaatgagaccctgtctcaaaaagaaaaatcaagttcttttctcaaaaaattaaacatagaattatgtactatatgatctagcaatttcacttctaggtatatacccagtagtattGAGAGTAGGCTTAAACAGATATTTCCATAttcatattcacaatagccaaaaggtagaaacaacccaagtgtccctCCATGGatgaaaaggtttttttaaaatgtgctctgtatatacaatgggatattatgcagccttaaaaTAGAAGGGggcttggcgcggtggctcatgcttgtaatcccaacaccttgggagcccgaggtgggcggatcatcaggtcaggagatcaagaccatcctggctaacacggtaaaaccctgtctctactaaaaatacaacaaatttagccaggtgtagtggcagatgcctatagtcctagctacttgggaggctgaggtaggagaatggtgtgaacccaggaggcagagcttgcagtgagccgagatcgtgccactgcactccagcctaggtgacaaagcgagactccgtctcaaaaaaaaaagaaggggctgggcacagcagctcacgcctgtaatcccagcactttgggaggctgaggcaggtggatcacctgctgtcaggagttcaagaccagcctggataacatggcgaaatcctgtctctactaaaaaatataaaaattagctgggtgtggtggtgggcacctgtaatcccagctgctcaggaggctgaggcaggagaattgcttgaacctaggaggcggaggttgtagcgagctgagatcacgccattacactccagcctgggtgatagagcaaaactctgtctcaaaaaaaaaaaaaaaaaaaaagcaaaccaaaaaaaacaaaactggggcAGGATTTCTTGATTCCTGGATTTTCACCAAAATTTAGGTTTGTTAAGAATTTAAGGTAATATGCaattctgtatataaaatataccaaaagATGGTGctcttattaaattttttcttttggccaatttgggtgttatttaaagagaaatttaaaataagaaactgggccaggtgcaatggttcacacatgtaatcccagtactttgggaggccaaggcggaggatcagttgagcacaggactttgagaccagtctgggcaacatagggagggcccatctcttaaaaaaaaaaaaaaaaaaatgagcagggcatggtggcacacgtctgtggACCCagttactcatgaggctgaggtgagaggattgcttgagcctgggaggttgaggctgcagtgagctatgattgtatcactatactccagtttgggcaacaaaccttgtctcaaaaaagaaaaaagaaaccagtaaGTAGGGGaaagagatataaagaaagacataggccgggcacagtgactctcatctttaatcctaacactttgggaggccaagacagtagatcacctgaggtcaggagttcgagaccagcctgaccaatatgatgaaaccccgtctctactaaaaacacaaaaattagctgggcttggtggtatatgcatctgtaatcccagctactcgggaggctgaaacaggagaattgcttgaacccaggaggcggaggctgcagtgagccaaagttgcgccattgcacaccaccttgggcaacaagagcaaaactcaaaaaaaaagtctcaaaaaaaaaaaagaagggaaactcTGACACATGTTGCAACATTGATGAACCTTggagacattatactaagtgTCAGGGAGGACAAACATTGTATCGTTCCACTTCtgtgaggtacctagaatagtagtcacattcatagagacaaagtagaatggtagtaATCAGGAGCTGAGGGGAGAAAGGAAGTggagagttactgtttaatggataTAGTTTTGATTTAGTAAGATGAAAAAGTTCCCAAGATTGGAAGTTCTAGAGATTGTAGGAGACTGTATGGTTGTAGAACAATGGGAATGCACTTAACTGCCACAGAAATGTAcagttaaaaatgattaaagtGGGGCCgtgtacagtggctcacacctgcaatccccacactttgggaggccaaggccggcacatcacttgaggtcaggagtttgagaccacctgggacaacatggtgaaaccttgtgtctactaaaaatacagaaatttagctgagtggtggcacacgcctgtaatgccagctactcaggagtctgaggcaggagaatcgcttgaacctgggaggcagaggttgcagtgagccaagattgtaccactgcactccagcctgggggacagagcaagactctgcctcaaaaaaaaaaaaaaaaaagattaaagtagaaaaaggaaaaaattactaaagtggtaaattttatgttattttttttttcccaaaattcttttttttttttttttgagacggagtctcgcctgctccagcccaggttggagtgcagtggccggatctcagctcaatgcaagctccaatcttccgggttcacgccattctcctgcctcagcctccctggtagctgggactgcaggctctcagcccacctcagcctcgctagttttgtatttttagtagagacagggtttcaccatgttagccaggatggcttcaTCTccacctcgcggatccgcctggcctcgcctcccaaagtgctgggattacaggcttgagccaccgccccggccTTACCACAATTTTTAACGAAAGAAATTAAGTACTgaacatgctacaatatggataaaCTTTGCAAACATGCTAAATGCTAAgggaaaaaagccagtcacaaagtgAAAAATATCATATGATAcgatttatatgaaatgttcaaaatAAGCAAGTCATGATCTGTTCCCTTAATTAATATCCCCTCCTATTGATTTCCCCCCTCCCAGTGTGTGGTCATTCTAAAaacatttacatgtatttatgaGCCAAGCACTGGTTTAGGATCTGGGAGTAAGATAGACATAGTTCCTTCATTCACTGAGTTTATGAGCCAGCACAGGAAACAGAAGTAGAACAAGTGCTAAACTTTGGTAAGTCTCACAGGTGGCACTTTCTGTGCATTATTAACTGAACCCTCCCGCCTCCTACttcccatttatattttcttcctcctcctagcATTTCCCATTATCAGAGGTTACCTTatttatgtgttcattttaaCTCATTACCCTGTAAGTTTCTTAAGTGACAGATGTGTCTTGTTACAGTTATAACTCACTCAGCACTTAGAACACTACCTGGCATATAGAAGATGTCCTGTGAATATGTGTTGAATTAATATGTAATGTTAATATCACTGATGGGGAGGCAGGAAGCCTGTAAGTAGGACAGATTTTGTGTGTGGATAGGGGCTTATTGAGAGAAGGCTTACAGGAAATGACATGTATAAGATCTAAATTctaaaggaagaataaaagatgaaacaaGTAGGGAGTTCACTAGGACCCCAGCAAGTGTATATGTGAGAGAagggagttgtgagaagagggtaGAGCCTGTGTCTCAGAAGGACCTGTAAGCCACGGAGCATTAAAGCTGCCAATTGAttacctccttttctttcccctaTCTAGGTGGCCCACAAACTCTTTAACAACTTGAAATAAATGTGTGGACTTATTCACCCCAGCCTTCATCTTCTGGGCATCAGAATATTTCCTTATGGTTTTGGATATACCATTTGTTTCTCTTATTTGTGTAACTGTAAAGTTCACATGAACCTCATGGATTTTGGCTTAGGCTGGTAGCTTTATGTAAATTTAGTGATTCCATCTTAATAAAAGTTCTGTGATCTGCAAACCTGCACCCTGTCCTTTTTTTAtaaattgagaatttttttttttaatttgaaattttcttttatttttgagggggtggggagcagggggacagggtcttactttgttggccaggctggaatgcagtgggtaAATAGCCTggttgcagcctccacctcctgggctctgcGATTCCACTGCCATCATAGCTAGGACTAGCATGCATCACTCACCTTACACTTGTGTTATTCAGGGTGAGGTTGCCAAAGGCCTCACGCTCTGTAATcctgtgcactttgggaggctgaggttgaaggatCATGAGATcaccaggagatcaagaccatcctggctaacacaggaaACACCTCCGCCTcgctcaaaaaatacaaaaaattagctgggcgtggtggcagtcgcctgtggtcccagctactcaggaggctgaggcaggagagtggcgtgaacccaggaggcggagcttgcagtgaggcactgcatctccagcctgggcgcatgagccagactctgtccccgaaattattattttagatggcaTTCAGAATTGGCTGGTCTTAGAACTCTGGCCCAAggtcctcctgcctgagcctcccagtaCTATGAAGCTTGGAgtagcatgagccaccacacacacgGAACTACAATTTTTAAACACATTAGATGTACCCATCACCTATCAAGTATGTATGTCTTGATGAGggctgtgcctggcacagtggcttatacctgtaatcccaacactttcagaggctgaggcaagaggatctcttgaagccaggagttcaagaccagcctaggcaacatagtgagatcctgtctctacaaaaataagtagctgggtgtgatggtgttctcctgtagtcctagctacttgggaggctaagatagaAGGATTCCTTAAGCCCAAAGTTCAGGGGttacactgagctatgatcactgcGTCTGGGACACATAGTGGAGAccctgcattttttaaaaagagaaaaagccaggtgagatggctcacagctgtaatcctagcactttgggaggctgagggaggatttCTTCTGAGGCTGTGGAGCTcccgaccagcctgggcaacatagtgagactctggcctctaaaaaaaaaaaaaattatgtaagaaacttggccaggtgtggtggctcatgcctgtaatcctagcactttgggaggccgaggcgggcagattgcctgagctcaggggttcgagacctgcctggcaacacggtgaaaccccgcttctgctaaaatacaaaagtgtTCAGGCACCATGCTCTTGAATCCTGGAGCACTATAAAATGAGAACTGCCTCTAAACCCAGTGGAAAGAGCCTGTCCCAGCCCTGCCGCAGAAGACtccatcaataaaaaaaaaacttttcacttgggaggccgagaggctaGGGATCAaggaggtcagagatcgagaccatcctggctaacgatGAAACTGCAGTgcccctactaaaaaaatacaaaaactagctgggcatggtggcaggcttgTAACAGCGCGGAACccggaggcatggagcttgcagtgagccgagattaaggccactgcactccagcctgggcaacagagtgagactccatctcaaaagaaaacaagccaGGCTTAggtggaacacacctgtaatcccagcacttttgggaggccaaggcgaggcaggtggatcacgtgaggtcaggagtttgagaccagcctggccaacatggcaaaaccttctCTCTAAAATTCGGTGGGcttggtagtgggtgcctgtatcccagctactcgggaggctgaggcatgagaatggcttgaatcaggaggatgaggttgcagaaagctgagattgtgctattgcactccagtctgggtgacagaaggagactccatctcaaaaaaataaaaattaaaaaaataaaaagaaatttattttttaaaagacaggggtTTGGTCAATTTtatgactcacgcctataatctccagcactttgggaggctgagggtggatcaATTAGGagttttgagatcagcctggctaacatggtgaaacctgtctctactaaaaatacaaaaaaaattagccaggcgaggcactgcatcccagccactgtgaggctgaggtggagaattgcTTAACC
Protein-coding regions in this window:
- the LOC101006001 gene encoding cytochrome b-c1 complex subunit 6, mitochondrial isoform X1, with product MGLEDERKMLTESGDPEEEEEEEEELVDPLTTVREQCEQLEKCVKARERLELCDERVSSRSRTQEDCTEELFDFLHARDHCVAHKLFNNLK
- the LOC101006001 gene encoding cytochrome b-c1 complex subunit 6, mitochondrial isoform X2, producing the protein MGDRILPFLAAVWLCQLAFCTDPLTTVREQCEQLEKCVKARERLELCDERVSSRSRTQEDCTEELFDFLHARDHCVAHKLFNNLK